The Methanothermobacter sp. sequence TCCGAGGTTCCTGGATGTTTCTATGCCGAATTCGTCTTCTTCACAGTCTTTTTCCCCGCGTCCAACCCCTGTTCCACCATAGTGTGCTGTGGGTGAAGCATCTCCCACTACTATCATTTCATGTATTAATAGGAAATTGTGGATTGCATTACATGTTGTTTCTTGTCCACCGTTTCTTGAGCCTCCTACTGTTACTGCCCCTCCTACTTTGTCCTTTAATTTGAAACCTATTCTTAGAGGCCTTGTCCTGTCCATGAAAATCTTTGTTTGTCCTGTTACATTACCGAAGTAGACAGGACTGCCTATTATTATACCATCAGCTGTTTCTAGTTTCTCTAATAATAAGGGGATGTCGTCTTCTATTGGACATTCACCTTTTAGGCAAGTGTCGCATGCCTTACAAGGGTTTATATCATGTTCTGCGAGTTTTATAAGTTCTGTTTCAATTCCCTTTTTTTCTGCTGCGTTTAATGCTTCCTTGACTAGGAAGGTTGTGTTACCATTAATTCTTGGACTTCCCACTATTCCTATTATCTTTGGCATAATATCGCGTCCTTTATTTTTTCCCAATGCAAAGCTTTAGATGTTATAGGTATATTACTATTTTTATAACCAAAAAATAACCGTAAAATATTTATAGAACCTCTAACCCATGGATAATTGCAAATAATTATATTGAGGTGATCACATGGCACAGTTAACTGG is a genomic window containing:
- a CDS encoding flavodoxin family protein, which encodes MPKIIGIVGSPRINGNTTFLVKEALNAAEKKGIETELIKLAEHDINPCKACDTCLKGECPIEDDIPLLLEKLETADGIIIGSPVYFGNVTGQTKIFMDRTRPLRIGFKLKDKVGGAVTVGGSRNGGQETTCNAIHNFLLIHEMIVVGDASPTAHYGGTGVGRGEKDCEEDEFGIETSRNLGKKVAELVAKIT